Genomic window (Arachis hypogaea cultivar Tifrunner chromosome 13, arahy.Tifrunner.gnm2.J5K5, whole genome shotgun sequence):
atttgaggattgactattggtttggactatactaacaacggaattattttgtggaattccgaaccggtataaatccttgTATCAGAGATGCAGAGAAGGAGGAGCTTGGAGAACAAGAATTCAAGCTTGGAATTTCGCAGCGAGCATCCGGTCAAGAAGCTCCTCAACCTCCGCGTCAAACTTCCTTGTCGCCATTAACGATGCTTTTGAAGATGATAGTGCTGCCAGTTCCGCCATATTCTCGTTTCATCCTTGGCGACAGGAACGTAAATAACGACATAGATCTTAGGCGAACGAAAAAACGAAGATAGCAACGCAGATCTGAGACAGGGGATAAAAACAGGAATAACGATGCAGTTTGAATGATGGACGGTTGTCGGTGATGGCAAGGTCTGCAGCGGTGTTCGGCGATGGAGGGAAGTGCTTGAGGTTGTGCCATTGTGGAGTTTTTCTCTTTTCGTTACTTGATTTAGGGTGGAATAGGTTTTCTCTCTGTCTGGTAATTGCtggaagaaaataataaaaataaaataaaataaaataaaatatttagtgaCAATAATAGCAATTGCTATTATacataaagagaaattaaaactaaaaataaatttaatgaaaattatatatattaaagtaaAACTTTTagcattataataaaattttaatggaaattaaataattgctagtattaatttaaaaaaattaaaaataaaagtaaaaataaataataatttagtgacaataataataattgccattataatatataataatagtgtCAAATATATAATTTCCactaaaatttgttttaaaaactttttttatgTATCTTTTTGctgcaataataataattgtcattaTAATATATAGTATTAATAGCAAATATATAATGGTTATAAAAACATaacttaaataaaagaaatagtgtcctttatgttattgttgctaaAACTCATTTTTCTTACAGTGGGGTGTGCATTTTGTAATTAATTTGTCAAATTGTATAATTGCATTTATctgttatttgatttatttttttttctctatctatactctctatttgtgtattcttgtattattttgtttgtatttgaaaactgagagatccctcatgctggcGGTGGTGACGCTGAGGGTTGTTCCTAGTGTAGTGATGGTGGTTGAAGCAGATGGAGTTAAGTATTACCTTGTTTCTTTAGCCTATGTATTTGATGGATAAGAATGAATGAGGAAAGTTATTGGGCAGAAAGCCTTTAGGCATGTTGGGTggtcctttctcttttcttaaacTATTCACTTTatggtttttataatttaataagatTTCTTACGACTTTTTTGAAGTAAGATTTTTCATAAAGTTTTTCTaaaatattagtttaaaaaaaatactgCTTATATAATGGAATTCTTTCAATTTGCAAGTATTTCTTTACTTTGATGGTATTTCCCTTTCCGACTAAGAATctgcgaggacgatgttctcactctctaaaaaatttttcttttcagtGACAAATTCAAAAAGTTTTGACGCGAAGTCATGACCAAACTACAAAACTACatgtatttgtatttgtatttttgttttaattgaaattttttcTCTCGtcatttatcattttaatttacaaAGGGATAAGAgttatattttaagaaatttaaaatattaatatattctaCCTCTTCAGATTCACTCACTTCACTCCCTCCCATTTTTTTTCAAATGCATTATCTATCTTAGTTGTAGTTAATATGTATAAGGGTatatatttttcagttttttaaagtttaataCTGTTCGGTAGGTCGATTACCGGACGGTTCGGATTGCGATCCGGGATGTTGGTAGGGATTCGTCAGGTCGTGGACTGTCGATCGAAGGATGCGAGGTCCCGATGTCCCGTGCTCCTCGTGGagaggggggtgtcacctgcaaagacactccgacgctcttgtcagtaaTGTGCAGGCGGAAAAGGTAGTGTGATgtgtgacgtacctcgggggaagagccagtcttccccttatatacatgtcagtggtGGGCCCCCCATGGGGACAGGCCCATATCCTAAAGGATGCTGTCCCATAGCTGTGTGCGAGCCGTACAgcacgcgtgtccgggtcggttacAGGATGCGTGGCCGGACCGGGTGGAGCTCGGGTCGGGTCGACCCGCGGGGatcttgggccaggccgtaacagtgcccccgacgcgCCAGTGATGGTCGTGACagtaccgaacattggcgccgtctgtgggattCGTCCATGGACTTCGTGCTAGTCCAAACTGGGACAGGCTGCGAGGCCGCGCCCCCGTGCCTGGGGGAGGCGCCGTTGCGACGGAAACTCGACAACAACAGAGGTCGCCTCCAAGGGACACTACGCaaactcacgaaagacgcccctTTGGAGGGACTGGCGACAACCACGCCAAGATAATGCAAGAGCTACGCCACAGGATGCAAGACTTGGAGCACAGGCTAGCAGACAGAGAACGCGACCAACGCACTCTGGAGCAAAGCCCCACTAGTTCCTGCTCGAGAAGCCGCTCGAGGCGCACACCCAGCCCCCAGTATGAGTCGGAAAGCACAGGGAGACGGGGACGCGCCAGAAGAAGAAGTCGAGATCCCATCATCTACGCCAGACGCGAGAGGCGACGCGCATCGAACAGGGGCGACGAGGACGTGCGTCGGGAGAACGTCGAGTCGAGAAGAACTACCCAGGGACCCGTGATAATAGGAGGACCCCTTTCCACCGTTCCGTACTCGAGGTCCGGCTGCCAAAACActttgacaagccaacggacatgaagTATGATGGAACACAAGATCCCTTGGAACActtaacggccttcgaggccaggatgaattTGGAAGGAGTAGGTGACGAGGTAAGATGTCGCGCCTTCCCGGTCACCTTGGCTGGCCCAGCAATACGGTGGTTCAATAACCTCCCGCAGGGCTCGGTGACCCAATTCTCCGACATCAGCCATGCCTTCCTAGCTCAGTTCACGACCAGGATCGTCAAAGCTAAACACCCGATCAATTTGCTGGGGGTGACCCAGAGAGCCGGGGAGCCGACCAGGAAGTATCTGAATCGCTTCAACGATGAGTGCCTCGAGATCGACGGCTTGACGGACTCGGTGGCAAGTTTGTGTCTGACGAACGGCCTCTCGAATGAGGACTTTAGGAAACATCTTACCACAAAGCCCGTCTGGACAATGCAAGAGATCCAGTGCGTGGCCAAAGAGTACATCAACGATGAGGAAGTTAGCcgggtcgtggctgccaataaacggcaacCCGTGTACAACCAAACCCGGCACTACGAGAGCAGAGAGAGGCCAAAGGAACACGCCAGGGACAGCGGTCTAGGTAAAGCACCCAAACCTGTCCCCAGAGTCGGGAAGTTCACCAACTATACCCCCTCACGGCGTCGATCaccaaagtttaccaacagattgCAGAGAAGGGGATACTATCGAGGCCCCGACCTCTGAAGGACAGGACGGGGGGAAACAAGAACCTATACTGCGACTATCACAAGGGTTACGagcacaagacccaagactgcttcgACCTAAAGGACGCCCTGGAACAAGCAATCAGGGATGGGAAACTTGCCGACTTCTCACACCTTATAAGGGAGCCGAGGAGACGTAATCAGGACCATGATAGCGAAGACAGGTCCCGGTCAACAAGGCGACGCCAAGAACCAGAGGGTGACGACCACGGCCTCACGGTGGTAAACGTAGTAACGGCCAGGAATACCGCCCCAAGGTCAAAATCGGCACAGAAAAAGGACGCCAAGGTCCTAACGGTCTCCTCCTCATCTGCTAGAAGTTCCCGGGgtctcccatccatctccttcgGCCCAGAAGACCAATGGTTCGATGAGGTGCCGGAGAGCCCACCCATGGTCATTACGGCCAGGATCGGAACAggcctcgtcaaacgaatcctgGTAGATACGGGGGCAGACTCAAACATCATATTTAGAAACGTTTTTGATGCCCTGGGATTGAGAGACGCCGACCTGtcgacccaccagcacggtgtgaTAGGATTGggtgaccacttcatcaagccggaTGGAACCATCTCGCTCCCGACCTCCGTGGGGCAGGGGCAG
Coding sequences:
- the LOC112735043 gene encoding uncharacterized protein; the protein is MKYDGTQDPLEHLTAFEARMNLEGVGDEVRCRAFPVTLAGPAIRWFNNLPQGSVTQFSDISHAFLAQFTTRIVKAKHPINLLGVTQRAGEPTRKYLNRFNDECLEIDGLTDSVASLCLTNGLSNEDFRKHLTTKPVWTMQEIQCVAKEYINDEEVSRVVAANKRQPVYNQTRHYESRERPKEHARDSGLEKGILSRPRPLKDRTGGNKNLYCDYHKGYEHKTQDCFDLKDALEQAIRDGKLADFSHLIREPRRRNQDHDSEDRSRSTRRRQEPEGDDHGLTVVNVVTARNTAPRSKSAQKKDAKVLTVSSSSARSSRGLPSISFGPEDQWFDEVPESPPMVITARIGTGLVKRILVDTGADSNIIFRNVFDALGLRDADLSTHQHGVIGLGDHFIKPDGTISLPTSVGQGQRRRTVMADFVILRDSTAYNIILGRKTINDLGAAISTKLLVMKFIADDGSVRSIR